A stretch of the Planctomycetota bacterium genome encodes the following:
- a CDS encoding 2-oxo acid dehydrogenase subunit E2, with protein MAGKVSSDPNVFLLPDIGEGLQEAELIKWLVKEGDTVEEQQSLAEVETDKALTEIPAPRGGTIKTLHGADGDTMKVGEPFVTFEGGADAPAAASNNGDAATTRPKDTPAREDDGTVVGKMSADTPGLTRTAGKALATPAVRRIAREMGVDINRVPGSGIGGRVLEKDLKAFVAGGGASSPASEVSSAPAARTSEPAAPPTSRRPMPRPQASPQPGPQQAFQPPMPQPGMAPQMAAPQMAPGMGMPYGMPMPMMMMPMPMMMPFPGMYPGMMPGMVPGAGGAGVPQAPGYTPSSIRPIPDPAQQSKASGADARTSFRGVRKTIANRLRQSVDTAVHFTVMDEADVTDLDALRRQLSQQGAKLSFLPFVAAAVCRTIGPNAGGRFGALNAIVDDDAEEIVEHAAVHLGIATDTDAGLMVPVIREADRMDVAGLSDSIAGAARGARDRSAPREALTGSTFTISNVGSHAGMFATPVINYPEVGILAVGKVYDAVVVRDGQPLVGKKMPLSLACDHRVVDGATAALALAEIVGLLADPSSIA; from the coding sequence ATGGCCGGCAAGGTTTCTAGCGATCCAAACGTCTTCCTCCTGCCCGACATCGGCGAAGGTCTGCAAGAGGCCGAGCTCATCAAGTGGCTGGTCAAGGAGGGCGACACGGTCGAGGAGCAGCAGTCGCTGGCCGAGGTCGAGACCGACAAGGCGCTCACCGAGATCCCCGCGCCGCGTGGAGGCACCATCAAGACGCTACACGGTGCCGACGGCGACACCATGAAGGTGGGCGAGCCCTTCGTGACCTTCGAGGGCGGCGCCGACGCCCCCGCGGCCGCCAGCAACAACGGCGATGCCGCCACGACCAGGCCCAAGGACACGCCCGCCCGGGAGGACGACGGCACCGTCGTCGGCAAGATGTCCGCCGACACGCCAGGCCTGACGCGGACCGCCGGCAAGGCCCTCGCGACGCCCGCCGTCCGCCGCATCGCCCGCGAGATGGGCGTGGACATCAACCGGGTGCCCGGCAGCGGCATCGGCGGCCGCGTTCTGGAGAAGGACCTCAAGGCCTTCGTCGCCGGCGGCGGGGCATCGTCGCCGGCGTCCGAGGTTTCGAGCGCCCCCGCCGCCCGCACGAGCGAGCCCGCGGCGCCGCCGACGTCGCGCCGCCCGATGCCCAGGCCGCAAGCCTCACCCCAGCCCGGACCGCAGCAGGCGTTCCAGCCACCGATGCCCCAGCCCGGCATGGCTCCGCAGATGGCCGCCCCGCAGATGGCTCCGGGGATGGGCATGCCCTACGGCATGCCGATGCCCATGATGATGATGCCCATGCCGATGATGATGCCCTTCCCCGGCATGTACCCCGGCATGATGCCCGGGATGGTTCCGGGAGCGGGCGGCGCCGGAGTTCCGCAGGCGCCGGGCTACACGCCGTCCTCGATCCGGCCGATCCCCGATCCCGCGCAGCAGAGCAAGGCTTCGGGTGCCGATGCACGCACCTCCTTCCGCGGGGTCCGCAAGACTATCGCCAACCGCCTGCGGCAGTCCGTGGACACGGCGGTGCACTTCACGGTGATGGACGAGGCCGACGTGACCGACCTCGATGCGCTCCGCCGGCAGCTCTCGCAGCAGGGCGCCAAGCTCAGCTTCCTGCCGTTCGTCGCCGCCGCGGTCTGCCGGACCATCGGCCCGAATGCGGGTGGGCGATTCGGCGCACTCAACGCGATCGTGGACGACGACGCCGAGGAGATCGTCGAGCACGCCGCCGTGCACCTGGGCATCGCTACCGACACCGACGCCGGGCTGATGGTGCCCGTCATCCGCGAGGCCGATCGCATGGACGTCGCGGGCCTGTCCGACTCGATCGCCGGCGCGGCCCGGGGCGCCCGCGACCGCAGCGCCCCGCGGGAGGCGCTCACGGGCAGCACCTTCACGATCAGCAACGTCGGCAGCCACGCGGGCATGTTCGCCACGCCGGTGATCAACTACCCCGAGGTGGGCATCCTCGCGGTGGGCAAGGTCTACGACGCCGTCGTGGTGCGCGACGGCCAGCCGCTCGTCGGCAAGAAGATGCCCCTGAGCCTCGCCTGCGACCACCGCGTGGTCGACGGCGCGACGGCGGCGCTGGCGCTGGCGGAGATCGTGGGGTTGCTGGCCGATCCCTCTTCGATTGCCTGA
- a CDS encoding acyl-CoA dehydrogenase family protein, producing MADLKQMKGVSEEDKRLLQEAEELLGPEPDSMGYVKNLFWGRSRNDLMFPYPEQTADEKTKCEKLVGELEQYLKTEHPSIQIDQEQEIPRWVIDRLFSMGVLGMTIPEEHGGLGMGITSYNRVLETIGKYCGSTAVLVSAHQSIGCKAVMLFGTDEQKGRWLPKLAKDWLSAFCLSEPNVGCDAGGQETRCELSEDGEHYILNGEKKWATSGAISGMFTVMSKQKMEGGKEKVTALVCTPDMEGVEIYQKNRSKCGIRGTWQARIRFNNVRVPKANLLHKEGRGLNVALTCLNYGRCTLSAGMLGGARRAMDQAIRWSNTRHQFNAALADKDLVKQRIAHMSALTYAMDAVLYMTTGMLDRHDEDIMVETAICKVFCSEMGWRAVNDAVQIMGGESYMTENEIERIFRDSRINIIVEGSNDLMWSFVFGYGGKQLGESMLSIKLLVDWDKDESLGQNLGRIVPNLLKPKILAKAVPLGAQVFLGIRPPAPSIGKVHASLKNDADRLARLIREHSHQFKITSKRYDAELVSRQVPQSRLALNAIYLHAYACTLSKLDRDVRSGRSGPELERDKAAAAHFFDLAELWIHENFRALYENADDSMFKAADAALAYNATLPTGDFIIPESSPTEQLGQGRTVDQSAIKQFPGDAAGSYHGDHAHAGAAG from the coding sequence GAGGCCGAGGAGTTGCTCGGCCCCGAGCCCGATTCGATGGGCTACGTCAAGAACCTCTTCTGGGGCCGCAGCCGCAACGACCTGATGTTCCCCTACCCGGAGCAGACGGCCGACGAGAAGACCAAGTGCGAGAAGCTGGTGGGCGAGCTCGAGCAGTACCTCAAGACCGAGCACCCGTCGATCCAGATCGACCAGGAGCAGGAGATCCCCCGCTGGGTGATCGATCGCCTGTTCTCGATGGGCGTGCTGGGCATGACCATCCCCGAGGAGCACGGCGGGCTGGGCATGGGCATCACCAGCTACAACCGCGTGCTCGAGACCATCGGCAAGTACTGCGGCTCGACCGCGGTGCTCGTGAGCGCCCACCAGAGCATCGGGTGCAAGGCGGTCATGCTCTTCGGCACCGACGAGCAGAAGGGCCGATGGCTGCCGAAGCTCGCCAAGGACTGGCTCAGCGCCTTCTGCCTGAGCGAGCCCAACGTCGGCTGCGATGCGGGCGGCCAGGAGACCCGCTGCGAGCTGAGCGAGGACGGCGAGCACTACATCCTCAACGGCGAGAAGAAGTGGGCCACGTCCGGGGCCATCAGCGGCATGTTCACGGTGATGAGCAAGCAGAAGATGGAGGGCGGCAAGGAGAAGGTCACCGCGCTGGTGTGCACGCCCGACATGGAGGGCGTGGAAATCTACCAGAAGAACCGCAGCAAGTGCGGCATCCGCGGCACGTGGCAGGCCCGCATCCGGTTCAACAACGTCCGGGTGCCCAAGGCCAACCTGCTGCACAAGGAGGGCCGGGGCCTCAACGTCGCCCTGACCTGCCTCAACTACGGCCGCTGCACGCTAAGCGCCGGCATGCTGGGCGGCGCCCGCCGCGCAATGGACCAGGCCATCCGCTGGAGCAACACGCGGCACCAGTTCAACGCGGCGCTGGCGGACAAGGACCTCGTCAAGCAGCGGATCGCGCACATGTCCGCGCTCACCTACGCGATGGACGCGGTGCTCTACATGACCACGGGCATGCTGGATCGCCACGATGAGGACATCATGGTCGAGACGGCGATCTGCAAGGTCTTCTGCTCGGAGATGGGCTGGCGGGCGGTCAACGACGCGGTCCAGATCATGGGCGGCGAGAGCTACATGACCGAGAACGAGATCGAGCGGATCTTCCGCGATAGCCGCATCAACATCATCGTCGAGGGCTCCAACGACCTGATGTGGTCGTTCGTGTTCGGCTACGGCGGCAAGCAGCTCGGCGAGAGCATGCTGAGCATCAAGCTGCTGGTAGATTGGGACAAGGACGAGAGCCTCGGGCAGAATCTGGGCCGCATCGTGCCCAACCTGCTCAAGCCCAAGATCCTGGCCAAGGCCGTGCCACTGGGCGCCCAGGTGTTCCTGGGCATTCGCCCGCCGGCGCCGAGCATCGGCAAGGTGCATGCCTCGCTCAAGAACGACGCCGACCGGCTGGCACGGCTCATCCGCGAGCATAGCCACCAGTTCAAGATCACCAGCAAGCGCTACGACGCCGAGCTGGTCAGCCGCCAGGTTCCGCAGAGCCGCCTGGCGCTCAACGCCATCTACCTGCACGCCTACGCGTGCACACTCAGCAAGCTGGACCGCGACGTCCGTTCGGGCCGCAGCGGCCCCGAGCTGGAGCGCGACAAGGCCGCCGCGGCGCACTTCTTCGATCTGGCCGAGCTGTGGATCCACGAGAACTTCCGCGCCCTGTACGAGAATGCGGACGACTCGATGTTCAAGGCCGCCGACGCCGCGCTGGCGTACAACGCGACGCTGCCCACGGGTGACTTCATCATCCCCGAGTCCTCGCCAACCGAACAACTCGGGCAGGGCCGCACCGTGGACCAGTCGGCCATCAAGCAATTCCCGGGTGATGCGGCGGGCTCCTATCATGGGGACCACGCGCACGCGGGGGCGGCCGGCTAG
- a CDS encoding choice-of-anchor I family protein, producing the protein MHTRAQAASMLAGLALGAAVTSAAAQDVSVEFLGRFESGAFDEGAAEIAAFDADSGLVFVTNANANTVDALDITDPSRPILAFTIDLSSFGAGVNSVDVSGGRVAVAVEADPPQDPGSVVFFGNDGSFESSVEVGALPDMLTYSPDGRWLLVANEGEPSDDYTVDPEGSVSVIRIRGDHPVRQRDVRTAGFGRLRAGDLDGGVRIFGPGASIAQDLEPEFITISEDSRFAYVVCQENNAIVEVFIPFAWVTDIFGLGTKDHAAPDNELDASNRDDAINIRSWPVLGFYLPDSIASYAMGDSTLIVTANEGDARDYDGFSEEARVGDVVLDPVAFPHAAAIQDDANLGRLKITTTAGDPDGDGDFDQLFSYGGRSFSIFTTDGDLVFDSGSDFERITAGILPDDFNSTNDENGSFDDRSDDKGPEPEALTLGEIGSRTYAFIGAERVGGIFVYDITDPREPIFETYATSRDFGGDPAAGTAGDLAPEGLVFIPADDSPIGEPLLVAAHEVSGTTAIYRVIADGGCTVFADLNGDCIVDVFDLLILLDALGPCRGCPEDLDGDGRVDLIDVLLLLRAALDG; encoded by the coding sequence ATGCACACTCGCGCGCAAGCAGCGTCGATGCTGGCCGGGCTAGCCCTCGGTGCCGCCGTAACCTCGGCCGCGGCGCAGGACGTCTCGGTGGAATTCCTGGGCCGCTTCGAATCGGGAGCCTTCGACGAGGGCGCCGCCGAGATCGCGGCCTTCGACGCCGATAGCGGACTCGTGTTCGTCACCAACGCCAACGCAAACACCGTAGATGCCCTCGACATCACCGATCCGTCGAGGCCGATCCTGGCATTCACCATCGACCTGTCCTCCTTCGGCGCGGGCGTGAACTCCGTGGACGTCTCGGGCGGTCGTGTTGCGGTGGCCGTCGAAGCCGACCCCCCACAGGACCCGGGTTCGGTGGTGTTCTTCGGCAACGACGGCAGCTTCGAGTCGAGCGTTGAGGTCGGCGCGTTGCCCGACATGCTCACGTACAGCCCGGACGGCCGCTGGCTGCTGGTCGCCAACGAGGGCGAGCCCAGCGACGACTACACCGTCGACCCCGAGGGCTCGGTCAGCGTGATCCGCATCCGCGGTGATCACCCGGTGCGGCAGCGGGACGTCCGGACCGCGGGCTTCGGACGGCTGCGCGCTGGGGACCTCGATGGGGGCGTGCGGATCTTCGGCCCTGGCGCATCGATCGCCCAGGACCTGGAGCCTGAGTTCATCACGATTTCCGAGGACTCCCGCTTCGCCTACGTCGTGTGCCAGGAGAACAACGCCATCGTCGAGGTGTTCATCCCCTTCGCGTGGGTCACCGACATTTTTGGGCTTGGCACCAAGGACCACGCCGCACCGGACAACGAACTGGATGCCTCCAATCGTGACGACGCGATCAACATCCGCAGCTGGCCCGTACTGGGCTTCTACCTGCCGGATTCCATCGCTTCCTATGCCATGGGCGATTCGACGCTCATCGTGACGGCAAACGAGGGCGACGCCCGCGATTACGACGGCTTCTCGGAGGAGGCGCGCGTCGGCGACGTGGTGCTCGACCCCGTGGCATTCCCGCACGCCGCCGCGATCCAGGACGACGCGAATCTGGGCCGCCTGAAGATCACGACCACTGCGGGCGACCCTGACGGCGACGGCGACTTCGATCAGCTCTTTAGCTACGGCGGACGCAGCTTCAGCATCTTCACGACCGACGGCGATCTCGTGTTCGATTCGGGATCCGATTTCGAGAGGATCACGGCCGGCATCCTGCCCGACGACTTCAACAGCACGAACGACGAGAACGGCAGCTTCGACGATCGCTCGGACGACAAGGGGCCCGAGCCCGAGGCGCTGACGCTCGGTGAGATCGGCTCGCGGACCTATGCCTTCATCGGTGCCGAGCGCGTCGGTGGCATCTTCGTGTACGACATCACCGATCCAAGGGAACCCATCTTCGAGACCTATGCAACCAGCCGCGACTTCGGCGGCGACCCCGCCGCGGGCACGGCTGGCGACCTTGCGCCCGAGGGCCTGGTCTTCATTCCGGCCGACGACAGCCCCATCGGCGAGCCCCTGCTCGTTGCGGCGCACGAGGTCTCCGGCACGACGGCGATCTACCGTGTCATCGCCGACGGCGGCTGTACGGTCTTCGCCGACCTCAACGGCGATTGCATCGTCGACGTCTTTGACCTGCTGATCCTGCTCGATGCGCTCGGACCGTGCCGGGGCTGCCCGGAGGATCTCGACGGCGACGGCCGCGTCGACCTCATCGACGTTCTGCTGCTGCTGCGGGCCGCCCTCGACGGGTAG
- a CDS encoding alpha-ketoacid dehydrogenase subunit beta, with product MAELNLVQSINLALAQEMERDDRVVVLGEDVGLNGGVFRVTEGLQKRFGEDRVVDTPLAESGIIGTSIGLAMNDMRPVPEIQFEGFLGPAYDQLVHHAGRMRNRTRGAVTVPLTVRVPVGGGIHAPELHSDSPEAIYSHHVGIKVVMPSTPYDAKGLLLAAIRDPDPVLYFEPKRVYRSYKEHVPEDDYEVPIGEAKILSEGNDVTVVTWGATVFQALAALDELPEDVSVELIDLRTIYPMDEDAIVESVQKTGRCVVVHEAARTAGMGAEIATIVQEKCFLNLEAPVQRVTGFDVVMPYYKLENHYLPEAPRIKEAIEQVLAY from the coding sequence ATGGCCGAACTGAACCTGGTCCAATCGATCAATCTCGCCCTCGCCCAGGAGATGGAGCGGGACGACCGCGTCGTCGTGCTCGGCGAGGACGTCGGCCTCAACGGCGGCGTGTTCCGCGTTACCGAGGGCCTGCAGAAGCGCTTCGGCGAGGACCGCGTGGTCGATACGCCGCTGGCCGAGTCGGGCATCATCGGCACCAGCATCGGCCTGGCGATGAACGACATGCGGCCCGTGCCCGAGATCCAGTTCGAGGGGTTCCTGGGGCCGGCCTACGACCAGCTCGTGCACCACGCCGGCCGCATGCGGAACCGCACCCGCGGGGCGGTCACGGTGCCGCTCACCGTGCGGGTGCCCGTGGGCGGCGGCATCCATGCGCCGGAGCTGCACAGCGACAGCCCCGAGGCGATCTACAGCCACCACGTGGGCATCAAGGTGGTCATGCCGTCGACGCCCTACGACGCCAAGGGCCTGCTGCTGGCGGCGATCCGCGATCCCGATCCGGTCCTCTACTTCGAGCCCAAGCGCGTCTATCGCAGCTACAAGGAGCACGTGCCCGAGGACGACTACGAGGTGCCCATCGGCGAGGCCAAGATCCTCAGCGAAGGCAACGACGTGACCGTCGTGACCTGGGGCGCCACCGTGTTCCAGGCGCTCGCCGCGCTCGACGAGCTGCCCGAGGACGTGAGCGTCGAGCTGATCGACCTGCGCACGATCTACCCGATGGACGAGGACGCGATCGTCGAGAGCGTGCAGAAGACCGGCCGCTGCGTCGTCGTGCACGAGGCGGCCCGAACCGCGGGCATGGGCGCCGAGATCGCCACCATCGTCCAAGAGAAGTGCTTCCTGAACCTGGAGGCGCCCGTGCAGCGGGTCACGGGCTTCGACGTCGTGATGCCGTATTACAAGCTCGAGAACCACTACCTGCCCGAGGCCCCCCGCATCAAGGAGGCGATCGAGCAGGTGCTGGCGTACTAG
- the thiS gene encoding sulfur carrier protein ThiS: MGRSSDDPAGTAVQASNADSAVCTIRVVVNGQQHRFPPGTTIANLLEQVGLASATCAVEVNRTIAPRAEHGRIILAEHDEIEIVTLVGGG, translated from the coding sequence ATGGGGCGATCGAGCGACGATCCGGCCGGTACCGCCGTCCAGGCGAGCAACGCTGATTCCGCGGTCTGCACCATCCGGGTCGTGGTCAATGGCCAGCAGCATCGCTTTCCACCAGGCACCACGATCGCCAATCTTCTCGAACAGGTTGGCCTGGCCTCGGCGACTTGCGCGGTTGAGGTCAACCGCACCATCGCGCCCCGTGCCGAGCACGGCCGCATCATCCTCGCCGAGCACGATGAGATAGAGATCGTGACGCTCGTTGGCGGCGGCTGA
- the pdhA gene encoding pyruvate dehydrogenase (acetyl-transferring) E1 component subunit alpha — protein sequence MPKKVAYKTQIDYLQLMDENGKLDARLAKDLLGDEEVQQMYEHMTVCRRYDEVAFRLQRSGRMGTFPQNKGQEAAAIGSGHAARKGVDWLVPAYRENAALFMHGLPMHYVLVYWMGDERGSQIPDGLKMLPLSVPIGTHMLHAVGIAWANKIRGDDGVVLTYFGDGATSEGDFHEAANFAGALQVPCVFICQNNQWAISVPRDRQTASETFAQKALGYGMPTIQVDGNDVFAMYKATRDAIERAREGDGPSFIEAVTYRLADHTTADDASRYRDEDELDAWKAKDPLIRLRKYLEAKGLWDEDKQEALEARAKAIVQEVVKTAEEIPAPEVDDIFDYTFAELPESLKAQRSTMRTTSLGQDPSQVGGAAAQTVR from the coding sequence ATGCCCAAGAAGGTCGCCTACAAGACGCAGATCGACTATCTGCAGCTGATGGACGAGAACGGGAAGCTGGACGCCCGCCTCGCCAAGGACCTGCTCGGCGACGAGGAGGTCCAGCAGATGTACGAGCACATGACGGTCTGCCGGCGGTACGACGAGGTGGCCTTCCGGCTGCAGCGGTCGGGCCGCATGGGCACCTTCCCGCAGAACAAGGGCCAGGAGGCCGCGGCCATCGGCTCGGGCCACGCCGCCCGCAAGGGCGTGGACTGGCTGGTGCCCGCCTATCGCGAGAACGCGGCGCTCTTCATGCACGGGCTGCCCATGCACTACGTGCTGGTGTACTGGATGGGGGACGAGCGGGGCAGCCAGATCCCCGATGGCCTCAAGATGCTGCCGCTCAGCGTGCCCATCGGCACGCACATGCTGCACGCCGTGGGCATCGCGTGGGCCAACAAGATCCGCGGCGACGACGGCGTGGTGCTGACCTACTTCGGTGATGGCGCGACGAGCGAGGGCGACTTCCACGAGGCCGCCAACTTCGCCGGCGCATTGCAGGTGCCCTGTGTCTTCATCTGCCAGAACAACCAGTGGGCCATCAGCGTGCCCCGCGACCGCCAGACCGCCAGCGAGACCTTCGCCCAGAAGGCGCTGGGCTACGGCATGCCGACCATCCAGGTCGACGGCAACGACGTGTTCGCGATGTACAAGGCCACCCGCGACGCCATCGAGCGGGCCCGCGAGGGCGACGGCCCCTCGTTCATCGAGGCGGTGACCTACCGCCTGGCCGACCACACCACGGCCGACGACGCCAGCCGCTACCGCGACGAGGACGAGCTCGACGCCTGGAAGGCCAAGGACCCGCTCATCCGCCTCCGCAAGTACCTCGAGGCCAAGGGTCTGTGGGACGAGGACAAGCAGGAGGCCCTCGAGGCGCGGGCCAAGGCCATCGTCCAGGAGGTCGTGAAGACGGCCGAGGAGATCCCGGCCCCCGAGGTCGACGACATCTTCGACTACACCTTCGCGGAGCTCCCCGAGAGCCTCAAGGCCCAGCGCTCGACGATGCGGACGACCTCGCTCGGGCAGGATCCATCGCAGGTCGGCGGCGCGGCCGCCCAGACGGTTCGGTAG